The segment acgtcggataacaactgcaacAGAGAAAAGATGCTTACTGCGGACATGTACATCACAAGACATTTATGCCTGTAAGCTTCACCGCTGTACTAAGCATTTCATATACAAAACGCCGTTTTTGATCGTCCTTTTCTTAGGAACATTTGTTTGTGTTTTAACtaattttccttcatttttatCATCCTCGATTTAAGGCTCTCTAATTTCGATTGTTTGTTCAGTAGTGAATGACGAAAAACAGGCGAAAAGCGGGATCATAAATCACATAAATTAGTTGTAGAGTGTGTCTGTGAGTAATATCGTTCCCTCTCTAGTCATCTTTTAGAAAAAACAATTGCTAAATTATAAAGTAATAAAGATGACTGGTGCCATATGTTAAAAATTGATCAAGTTTTATAGCAAGATGTGTTTTAGCATTACACGAGTTGCTATCAAACTTTCAAACTGCACTTGTTATCAAGAGGCAAATGTTGCTGCATTTAGGTTATAGAACTTAATTGCTGCATTAGTGATTAACACAAATGATATAACTAGTGTTCTGTTGCTCGTAGAAAACGGCATGCAACAgggaaaaggaaataaaaaaattgtatataATAAACTACTTACCCCAGGTCCTCGTGCGGTTTTAGTTGGTTATTTTAAGCTAAAAAATAAACGTAAATTTTGCCTGCAAATTTAACGACATCCCGGCTGATTCCTAATACGGGGCGTAGAAAGCTCTTCCTCGGTATCCACGACTGCAATGTAGTTGCAGAGAACGTGTTGTTATGCGTATAAAAGAGAACAATCGAATAGAAAACAAATAATATATTTCTAACAATACTAGGTATTAAATTTGATTCGGGTTTTGGTAAGGTACGTACGCTGGCCTTCGGGATCCGCGATGACCTCCGTAGCAGCAAGCTCGCGAAACTCTTGTAGCTCGACCACGAATGCTACCGCGAGGGTACCTATTTGTGACGCACATTCCTGGTCGGTTGGTACGTTTTGGGTTTACTTTAATTTGTCGTCCTCGGAAAAGTGTCTCATTCATTGCTAGAGCTGTTTCTACAAATTCCTTGGAACCAAACTCGATGTAAGCGAATCCTTTCGGGTGACCATCCGCTTTGTTACATAGTATTGTCACACGGTTAATTGTACCACAACCGTGGAAATGAGCTTCTAGTTCCTCAGCAGTTGCTCCATAATCAACATTCCCGACATAGATTGAACGATTGTCGATTTCAGCCTTTTCTTCGGCAGTCAAAACTGGGGTAACACCGGTGGGGGATCCTAATGTCATCTGTTTAGTAACTTCAGATTGAAGTTGCTTCAGTTTTTCGGCTTCTTCCTCCATTTCTTTAACACGAGCTTTAATAGCTTCTAGCTCCGGATCGATCTGCATCTCGGCTCCTTTAAGGTAATCATCCTATAAAACGTTAAAcacaatcgaaaaaaaatcaatcattGAAAAATTCAGCTAACAAAAATACTGTGACTTACCTCAACAATTAGTTCCGAATCATCATCATTTGATCCAAGAATTCCAAGGTTCGAATCGTTAAGTATGCTTTCATCAGCCATTTTTTCTATACCTATTAGCAAAGAAAACGGAAAATGTTTTGTTAATTATTGGCTATCAACGCCGACCGAAGGGCTTTTGTAATGAATTACAAGTTAAAATTGATGGGATTGTTTTTTGCGACGTTGCATGACTGTCATCACCAATGCAAAATCTCATTTTTGAATGACATATGTACTTAATTAGGACAGTACCTTTAATTGTATTCCGGCAAATCAAGcactattaaaaaaattattagcGCAAAGTGACTAGTTATGGAAAAGACTGCAAATCTTTAATTTTGGATCAAGTCAAGACAAGATACAGAGCTTCACAAGATTTAGGCAGATTACTGACAAATTCTATTTAAACATGGCGGCAATCGAGCGGTTGAGCATTTATAGCGTTACGTATAGTAACCGTAGTAACGGATCCGGTCATTGTCTACGCAAAGATGCCAGATGTACCGCAAGATGTTATATTGGCATTTTTTAAACAACGCTATCTAAtaacgaattcataaattaacctggcccaggtcgattagcactcagttttaatcgaagtgctgttaaagcgttcataaattaaccgagattgcatctcggttaaactgacagcattcagtttgaagcgcaggttaaaacctacgcggtgaagtggctgtcaaattcatacattttcgatgtctcacgcataggtaccaaactgttaattttgacaggtaccaaaaaatttgctgggatttcccctttaccgagaacccagcccggtgtcaccaatacactctcacatatgatttaacagtacccccatactgatgggcccctcgATGCTaggccccaaacaacaatggccgctccatagaatttctatgaactgatttcccgcccagtgctttTGATTGCGTATttcttacagctgctgtcaaatttgacataaaatccagccagcaagcctggctcaaacggcttcaagaaaaatgtatgagaatgacgttcgtgccagggatgtgggttaaaactgtctagcattacggtttacgggtcgatctgtcaaactgcccgttcATAAATTTTGGGTTCGAGTTGGCACGAACTcaagttaatttatgaattcgctataagtagCTTTCCATGGTTGCTGTGGAAACACCTGTGATTGTTTGCTGTTTGTGCAAAAATGTAAacatcccaacaaacatttttgtcgtaTAACAGCGTATCAAACATTTTTGTCGTATAACAGCGTATCAAGCGCTTGTAACCCgttaattagctatacaatggttgaatatgctacaaatcaacaaaaatgtttgttgggatgaGTGTTAGCGATAGAACTAATTTACCGCTCACCGGTATTACAGATATCCGAATGCAAGTTTGCCGTATTATTAGACGTTAAAATATACTGGTCCGCATTAAGTGTGGCGAATGACCTAACTGGTTCAAACCACATTTAAAAAAACTGATCACAAGCAGATTAATTCCGTACCGACACGGCTTTTGTTGTACAGTCGAAATATAAATCTGGTAGCGTATATGATACGGTTTATTCGGTAACTACTTTAACCATACTTGTGTTCAAACATGGCACTTGATTCTTACAAATGGTGAATTCATCGACAGATTTAGCATTCGGACGGTAATGTAAATGagtaaaataaatcaaaaattgtGTGTTCTTACTTGCAGACTCGTTGAATAATAGGTGAGTTGATCCTTTTCAACTTAAGACAATATCTTAACTGATTTTATTTTCCCGAAACTTATCTATTTATACACAGTTTATATGCAGGTAGGACTATTTTAACGTCTAATGGGTGAGAGAGATAACTTATATTTTACCTACTTGccaattgagcttgctgacgtttaccgcacgcacacatcgacgcgcgatttgttgttgctgttgttagattttacattgattttacacgtttgtttttgtttgcccCAGtaataccccggtaaaaaacatacatttgtgtgaaaaacgataagtttttgtagcctttttcactgggcttagcaagctctatggaGTTTTTCACACAAATGtatgttttttaccggggtataactgagggcaaacaaaaacaaacgtgcaaAATCCaccccactgtcacaaatgtcattcccatacatttttcgtgtagccaacatctcatctagcccataacaaactttgcctcggaccaaatgtatttgtgagtagcccgctctaacttcagcctcggatgaatgtgtattggtaagcgctcgaagaaagttacttttttgctttttttctttttgtgtcggacgtgtaggaagcgtaaaaagatgttagccgcATCTTTACCCTTCAGCTTCATACGCCTGGTAAAACAAAGCTTGGCAACAAATAACAGTCAGCTGAAATTCACGTAActgcctgtagagaaatttacgtgatttttcacgtgaaaaggaagtgtggattattttgagtgtacactgagaaaacttttcgtatatagtttctatgtgtttcacacatagattttttccatgtgcccagtaaatgaactttatgtgccaaacagttaacattcatgtgtttttaaaatttacctttaaaatttgcacacactatgtattcatatgcatataattttcatgtgcacttccgggcggattgtgtttatatgtggcacataataatcataaggattttcatatggaaattttccattagttatgtgcggattattttgagtgtagggcTAGGAAATAGCTCTTGTTTAACATATTGACCtgttcgacagaaacttatgcgATGACGGTGGTGATTTTTGGAACTAGCCGAACTgtgagaaagttgacagtttgcttgaagaattgGAAAAAAAGTTAATTAAGTTAAGttaaacttttttaattttcttaatgtagtcgaacaatgtacaagtaaaattattattgcaaaatgtaagaaaattgagtactttatttttggtatatactttgtcagtggtttgtttacagtatatatgagaaaataatgtttttgtatatttatgcgacaacaaacaggttacatatcacgctaaattataaaaatccacgtgcttgagtggtaaaaaacttgttttttgtgaaattaatataaaccaggctattgcaagcaagatacaggataattaaagagaacattcatattttcatgtagtgccggagcaatatggttcgataagactgaaagatattcaaatctccagaactttgacttgaaccaatacaaaacaagcataaggatcttgtaaagtagaaaaacattccaataatatgcaaaaaccgctttaggatcacttctgtgttcgattagttaactccccaagtaaccacgaagctttatatcaattcaattgtaataCTTTATAGTGCGCTACAAAGCAGATCATATAGGGTaatcaacgtattttggaccccctcaacagctgtacataatttggacacttccatttgattttgctgtaagtgtccaaattatgtacagctgctgatggagtccaaaataggttggttaccctaatgtattattttcttacatgtacaataaatgcagtaataaagtggaaaagggccccactattgtcaaattaaagctgcattataatagcaattgctaaagcaccattacggcatgaattaaacatcgcttcgcctgcattatcgacatatcgttatttttagcttgtttgcgaaaaaaatataaaaacatcaattggACCGGCGTGCCAAAAGacaaatataaatatttattttcatatttattttttaagacCGCTGATTCTAGCAACTTCTCAAGCTATGCGTTACTCcattatttacgacgaatggattttttttgcacttcaaatgttacctttaatgagacttgaacctgggtgcgtgtatccctgcatggttcatttgctggcgcctttgatatcttaaccacagctgttatagattagtgggttgtaattagtcgtacttaaatcgtcgttcgtagttcattttagaattcaattggttgaaaaaagacagcagcagTTAGGTGAAATAGAGCATAagtagtggccgtaaataaggaaaaacgaagtcaggtataaccattttattaacatttacggtacgttttaaagatttgtcctaaAGCTTGTAAGCTACATATTCtaacattatatacgcaaatagtgtttttaataatgctaatttacgataatgcttaaacgcattagcaatgtttatacaaaagtCTTAACCATGCGAATTGCTGATATACCGTATGTACCGTATATACCGATAtgtctggtattagcgatgccgcgctacagccaatatggggttatgcgttaatgcttgtggttacttgggtcGCCACATTAACTTttacagtattcttcaaatttatgctctttcaattcactattttaagtgtttttaaaataacttgtaaaacagcaaatttcttacaaaacctgataaaaatttagtaaagttttcaatcgaaaaccagttaaaaattaaatttactgaaatttttttatgaaatgtaccgcatctgacatttgttttcgtttttctcaccatcgcagcaggtagcgacacgccggcagtttttactcaaatttgtcaATTGAGTTATGGGTAGTGTAGAGGTAGGTCAGCTTTTCAATAGGAATCCCTGATTTCCCACCTCTATTTTTCATTCACACAGAAATACCACGCTGTAAGTAAGAGAAAGAGCGACAATGGTAATGTTGgtgtttttttcctgtatggactcatcactgcgaccagtatccagctttttacaagccataatggcggacgtgttcgtaatatttgaacagcatttttgacatttccctaatacatcgtacgttttctttacgtgcattcctttagttttaccgtgaacgcacgGAAACATGACGTGCgatgtacactcaaaataatctgcacataactaatggtaaatttccatatgaatatcaatccagctttttacgcgctataatggcgctataatccagctttttaggatatgattatcatgtgccacatataaatacaatccgcccagaagtacacataaaaattatacgcatatgaatagtatgtgcagaTTTTAATGATAAttgttaaaaacacataaatgataactgtttggcacataaatttCATTTacagggcacattgcaaaaatctatgtgtgggacacatataaactatccagctttccacgagcgataatggcggatattgagcacaagtggacacaatcttttgacattcgtcggaggagcgtcgagtacgccctgacggagttactatggatacattcatatgattgtttgttgttcgagtgtaaaaatgtaaacattgtttaattttgcagatcagctgaagtggaacataactaaacggttcaaacttttatagtggtttgcggccataatttgccGAAGACACTggccgaggggcaagacactgtcgaaaatatattacttttccctatggaaatatttttccaaccttaatatattgacctttcccacccataatataaccgaaagccctataaagttacatttatttatacatttatagggttttaatagagcctaatatattaatattatgataatattatgaagtgtcttgcccctcgacactggctcagaatactttttcacaatcgtgcgaattaaacattcgaaataaaacacattaacgcaaacattaacttaagccacaatccataaaacttgttgtccgttcaattatgttcctctttagctgatctgcaaaattgaacaatgtttatatttttaccacagacaaacagacgagacactcgcgtaaattccatcgtccaatcaaaaaccactcatttttcaaaaaagcaagtTTCgtaacatgaccacaccgcggcgcccgagtgttgcttcgagatttcagtacaaaaccatacaaatgtaaaaaccttacagcataaaaccgtgcaaatgcaagctactccgcgacatgcataacagagggtgctagtgtgcaagcaaaatgtgtaggacgatggtttttaaaggattttcttctatgtgtcatgtcagttcgtcagtgtttttacattcgaacaacaaacaatcatgaatgtatccatagtaactccgtcagggcgaactcgacgctcctccaatgaatgtcaaaagattgtgcccacttgtgctcaatatccgccattatcgctcgtggaaagctggatacgaaaagttttctcagtgtattagtgaaatgtcaaagatgttcaaatattaccgtgtacccccgttggtatgaccttctttaatctgaacatttttaatctgtaccccggtggtatgaatgcgttcacattaaaacccGATCAAGCGTcgcacacaattgacgttaaagtggaccggtaaattaaaaaaaagcaaaaaatctttatgcgtttcctcttgctcaggagctttggcaatatagctcatatgcaacttatctctctccagcgctcaaaatagaccattttagtcgaaactgccgagccaattgcgtattatacaaaccgaacctttagaattcgcgcatgtttgagatgttttcaaaacgtttgttttcgtcaaatcaaaacaacaagtttatagggtgcgcgtcttgcgcgtgtgtgaaaatgaactcgcccaatctgaacgagctgtttttcatattagtgggggttgagtgtacgaacacgtccgtcattatggctcgtaaaaagctggataggtgatctattgtgatatcgcccgggtgtttgctgtatgacctgcgctgcatttctttttgctattgtccgtttctttggtaacaaaacgcgctgctcacttttttgatggcttgaaatcgtcgcagagagaatttgcttggctgtatgtaagttataaccacaaactatacagacaccacgcgtggaacaaaaagcataaaatttgAGGGACCAGTTTCATTTGCAGTGAGTGAATTTCGTCCCTTGGTTATCTCACGAATTCATGCGTATCTCATCAAAATACTTGCGTATTGATCTCAGCAACCCAATAAcctatgaaattttgctgacagTTCTCTTGTGGAAAGCTTATGGAACTGTACATAGAGTACGAAGTAAGTAAATAATATATTaggtagctgttttatcatgattttctaCGATCTCCAATTTACTATTTTTAGGCAAAGATAATCTCCAAAGATCGCGATGGTTATATAGGCGTAAGAGTGACCGCACATCCGCA is part of the Sabethes cyaneus chromosome 2, idSabCyanKW18_F2, whole genome shotgun sequence genome and harbors:
- the LOC128734294 gene encoding polyadenylate-binding protein 2: MADESILNDSNLGILGSNDDDSELIVEDDYLKGAEMQIDPELEAIKARVKEMEEEAEKLKQLQSEVTKQMTLGSPTGVTPVLTAEEKAEIDNRSIYVGNVDYGATAEELEAHFHGCGTINRVTILCNKADGHPKGFAYIEFGSKEFVETALAMNETLFRGRQIKVNPKRTNRPGMCVTNRYPRGSIRGRATRVSRACCYGGHRGSRRPARGYRGRAFYAPY